The genomic region TTCGGCGGCATAGTCGAACTGTTCCGCGCTGTCCACGGCGGCCGGGTTGGCGCGCTGCCAGGCGATGGTCTGTTGCAAGGCCGCGCCGCGCGTGATCGGCTCTGTGTAATCAAGCTCACGCCGGATGCGGCGGGTGTCGCCATCAAGGTGATGCGCGAAGTTGTACGGCATGCGCAGATGCGCCGGCAGCGCGTCATCCGGCACCGTGACGAACTCGCCTGCCCAGCCGGCAGCCTCAGCGATGATCTGCGCCCATTGCAGCTCGCTCAATGCCGCCGGGTCGCCGACGTTGTAAGTGCGACCGGCGGCGCGCTCATCGGTCGCCGCAAGCGCGATGGCAGCGGCGACGTTGTCGACATAGCCGCGCGTCCAGCGCCACGCGGCGCGACGCTCGCCCATCAGGATGGCGCCACGACCGTCATCCATGCGCTTCAGGTAATCAAACGTGCGGTGCTGATGATCGCGCGGGCCGTAAACGAAAGGCAGGCGCAGCACGGTGCCCGGCAATTGCGCCTCGCTCATCACCACCTGCTCGACCAGTATCTTGTCGTATTCGTAAACCCACTGCCCGAACCGTTCGGCAAACTGACGATAGGGATAACGCGACTCGCGCAGCGGCGCGTCTTCCGAAAGCGGTGCGGTCGCAGGCGCTGCTTCTTCCAGACCGATGAAGCCACCATAAGCGCGATACACATCCTGGCTCGAAGCGACGACCGTGCGCCGCGCCAGTCCGCTGAACGCCCGCATCAAGCCTTCGGCTTCGGCCTGGTTATAGCAGATCAGATCGATGACCACTTCGGGCGCCAGCCGCTTCAGGTCATTCCTCATAAATCGCAGCGCGTGACGGTCGCCGCGAAACGTTCGCACCCCGGCGGGTAGAGGCGCGCTCTTGCGCCCGCGGTGCATCACGGAAACCTGATGGCCGCCGGCCGCAAGCTGCCGGATGACCGCCGGGCCGATGAATCCTGTGCCGCCAATGACGAGAATCTCCATAGCCGTGAATTATGAAACGTGCCACAGGGATTTGAAAGCCGCCGACGCATGGCGCGGCATCGGCGGGCGGTGGTAGGATAATCGGTAGGGAAGAGGTGGTTGATCCCCCCGATATTCAACTGAGGAGATACGCATGAAGTTCGAGAGATTAATGATGGCGGCTGTCTGTGTGCTGCTTGTGGCCGCCGGATTATTTGCCGCGCCGAAAGCGGCAACCGCAAACGACGACGTCAAGCACGAGCTCACCGCGACAGAGCTCAAGCAACGTCTGGGCAAAGGCGAAGCGATCATCATCCTTGATGCGCGCCACGACCTGAACGGCCAGATCATCAAAGGCGCGGTGCATGTGCCGAGCAGCAAGCTGGAAGAGTGGGCCAAAGGCGTTGACAAGAAGACGGTCATCGTCACCTATTGCACCTGCCCGCACGACGAGGCCGCCGAAGCTGAAGTGCAGTCGCTGCTCGGCTGGGGCTATCAAAACGCCTACTCGCTGAAAGGCGGGCTGAACGCGGCGCGCGAAGCCGGTCTTGAGATTGTCGCGCCCAGTGAATAAGCCGGGCGGCTGGCCACAAAGAGCGCCGGCCTACCGCTTGAGACGGGCTCGATTTTGAGCATCATGAATGAAAGGCCGCCGCGATGAGTGGCGGCCTTTCATTCGCCGGTTTCAGCGGGCAGATTGCCTGCCAGCGGATTCTCGGATAATCTCACAGACTTATGAATGTGGATGACAACCCTGCGGCGCGCGCCGTGCTGTGGGACGTAGACGGCACGCTCGTAGATTCGCTCGAATATCACTGGCTGAGCTGGCGCGCGGCGCTCGACACGGAAAACTATGCGTTGACGCGCGAGCAGTTCATGTCTACGTTTGGCCGGCGCAACGACGAGATTCTGCACACCTACTTCGGAGCGGAGATTACCGCCGAGCGCATCCTGCGCATCAGCCTCGACAAGGAAGAGCAATACCGCGAGCTGGTGCGGCAACGCGGCATCACGCCGTTGCCGGGCGTGCGCCGCTGGCTCGACCGCCTGCGCGATGACGGCTGGCGGCAAGCCATCGCTTCGTCGGCGCCGCCGCTCAACCTCGAAGTCATTCTCGCGGCGCTCGGCCTCGAAGGCCGCTTCGACGCCATCGTTTCTGCCGAAGAGGTCGAACGTGGCAAGCCCGACCCGCAAATCTTTCTGACCGCCGCCGCCAAAGTGCGGACGACGCCGGCGCGCTGCGTCGTCGTTGAAGACGCGCCCGCCGGCACTGAGGCCGCGCGCCGCGCCGGTATGCGCGCCATCGGCGTGCTGACGACGCACGCGAGGCTTGAAGCCGACCGCGTCGCCCGGACGCTCGACGAGTTAGACGATGCCGCCTTCGACGACTTGCTCGATGACCGGCGTTGAAGGCCGGCGCTCGATGACGAATTCGGAATGGAGTTAAGGCTACTGAGAACATTTCAGGCAGTCGCCGACGCCGGCTCGTTCACACAAGCGGCGGCGCGCATTCACCTGACGCAGGCGGCGGTCAGCGTGCATATCCGCCAGCTCGAAGAAGAGATCGGCTCGCCGCTCTTCCTGCGCGTCAACAAAAAGCTCTATTTGACGGAAGCCGGGCGGGCGCTGCTCGTGCACGCCGAGACCATCCTGCACGCCCACGACGAAGCCAAGGCGGCGCTCGCCGGTCTCGGCCAGGCGTCGCGCGGGCGCTTGCGCATCGGCGTCACCTCGACGGCCTTCACGCTGCAACCGCTGCCGGAAATCCTCAGCGAGATCAAGCGCCGTTTCGCGCTGCTCGACCTGCTCGTAGTCGGCGGCACCAGCGAGCGCATCGTCGAACAGATTCTCGCCGGCCACCTGGACGTCGGCATCGTGTCGCTGCCGGTCGAAGCCTCGGACTTGACGACCGAGACCCTGCGCAGCGACCGGCTGGCGGCGGTAATGAATCCTACACATCGGCTGGCCGGCGAAAAGAGCGTCACCGTCGAGCGGCTTGCCGCCGAGCCGCTGATCCTGAGCGAGCACGGCGGCAACACGCGCCGTCTGCTCGACCTGTTTTTCGAGAAGCACCACCTGGAGCCGACCATCATCATGGAGTTGCAGCGCACGGAAGCGATCATCAAGATGGTCGAGCTAGGCTTTGGCGTGACCATCCTGCCGCAAGGCGCGGCGCGCACGGCGGTGGCGCGCGGCAGCTTGCGCGCCGTGCCTGTGCAGGGGCTCGACGTGCGCTGGCAATTTGGCGTCGCGTACCTGAAGAGCGATTACATCGCGCCGGCGCTTGAGTCGTTTCTGAAGCTCTGCCGCGCTTATATTGCCGAGGGGCGCGGCCAGCACACCGGCGAGTGATCCGAAGATTAACCGCCAAGACGCCAGGACCGCCAAGACGACCTTGATCTGTTCTTGGCGGTCTTGTCGTCTTGGCGGTTTAAGTTCTGTGATTGGCTTGCGCTTTCGAGCTGCGTTAGAATACCAGTCATCACAGGTGAATTCATGACCCACGACCGCTACAGCCGATTGCTCAAAGACCTGAGAATCTCGGTCACCGACCGGTGCAATTTCCGCTGCACCTATTGCATGCCGGACGACGAATACCTGTGGATTGCGCGGCGCGAGATTCTCAGCTTCGAAGAGATCAGCCGGCTGGCCCGTCTGTTTGTTGGGCTCGGCGTAGAGAAGATTCGCCTGACCGGCGGCGAGCCGCTCTTGCGCCGCGACCTTGACGTGTTGATTCGCCAGCTCACCGCCATTGACGGCTTGCAAGACCTCTGCTTGACGACCAACGGCTCGCTGCTCGCCGAGAAAGCCGACTTGCTCGCGGCGTCGGGCCTGAAGCGTTTGAATGTGAGCCTCGACACGCTCGACCCTGAGAAGTTCGCGCGCATCCGCCGGCGCGGCGACCTCCGTGCCGTGCTGGAGGGCATCTTTGCGGCGCAGCGGGCGGGCTTTGCTTCGATCAAGCTGAATGCGGTGATCGAGCGCGGCGTC from Blastocatellia bacterium harbors:
- a CDS encoding HAD family phosphatase, translated to MNVDDNPAARAVLWDVDGTLVDSLEYHWLSWRAALDTENYALTREQFMSTFGRRNDEILHTYFGAEITAERILRISLDKEEQYRELVRQRGITPLPGVRRWLDRLRDDGWRQAIASSAPPLNLEVILAALGLEGRFDAIVSAEEVERGKPDPQIFLTAAAKVRTTPARCVVVEDAPAGTEAARRAGMRAIGVLTTHARLEADRVARTLDELDDAAFDDLLDDRR
- a CDS encoding LysR family transcriptional regulator; this translates as MELRLLRTFQAVADAGSFTQAAARIHLTQAAVSVHIRQLEEEIGSPLFLRVNKKLYLTEAGRALLVHAETILHAHDEAKAALAGLGQASRGRLRIGVTSTAFTLQPLPEILSEIKRRFALLDLLVVGGTSERIVEQILAGHLDVGIVSLPVEASDLTTETLRSDRLAAVMNPTHRLAGEKSVTVERLAAEPLILSEHGGNTRRLLDLFFEKHHLEPTIIMELQRTEAIIKMVELGFGVTILPQGAARTAVARGSLRAVPVQGLDVRWQFGVAYLKSDYIAPALESFLKLCRAYIAEGRGQHTGE
- a CDS encoding rhodanese-like domain-containing protein, which encodes MKFERLMMAAVCVLLVAAGLFAAPKAATANDDVKHELTATELKQRLGKGEAIIILDARHDLNGQIIKGAVHVPSSKLEEWAKGVDKKTVIVTYCTCPHDEAAEAEVQSLLGWGYQNAYSLKGGLNAAREAGLEIVAPSE
- a CDS encoding NAD-dependent epimerase/dehydratase family protein, with protein sequence MEILVIGGTGFIGPAVIRQLAAGGHQVSVMHRGRKSAPLPAGVRTFRGDRHALRFMRNDLKRLAPEVVIDLICYNQAEAEGLMRAFSGLARRTVVASSQDVYRAYGGFIGLEEAAPATAPLSEDAPLRESRYPYRQFAERFGQWVYEYDKILVEQVVMSEAQLPGTVLRLPFVYGPRDHQHRTFDYLKRMDDGRGAILMGERRAAWRWTRGYVDNVAAAIALAATDERAAGRTYNVGDPAALSELQWAQIIAEAAGWAGEFVTVPDDALPAHLRMPYNFAHHLDGDTRRIRRELDYTEPITRGAALQQTIAWQRANPAAVDSAEQFDYAAEDALLESVRQQRRS